The Prionailurus bengalensis isolate Pbe53 chromosome A3, Fcat_Pben_1.1_paternal_pri, whole genome shotgun sequence genome includes a window with the following:
- the CAPN14 gene encoding calpain-14 isoform X1: MSLCLSFRGRWKMGQKNSLGGSSQLPKQDYKALRERCLMEGRLFEDDSFPASLCSVGSGPLLRKLPPGLQWRRPPELHSNPQFYSADTKRLDLCQGVVGDCWFLAALQALTLHQDILSRVVPLNQNFTENYAGIFQFWFWHFGKWVPVVIDDRLPVNTAGQLVFVSSTYKNVFWGALLEKAYAKLSGSYEDLQRGQVSEALVDFTGGVTMTIKPAEAPGNLWDILTWATYSRTLIGCQTHSRKERVLENGLVGGHAYTLTGIRKVTCRHGPEYLVKLRNPWGKVEWKGDWSDSSGMWELLSPKEKILLLRKSNDGEFWMTLKDFKTHFMLLVICKLTPGLLSQDVGQKWTYTMREGRWEKGITAGGPMKSPRDTFWKNPQFLLSVWSLQEGRRFPMPCSVLVSLLQKPRHRHRNWKPHLAIGFYLFRLSKHYGDQRRLPSEFFWKNAPIRWPEAFLTEKEVSQELQLEPGTYLVVPCTSKAGQEAEFVLRVFSRKHIFHEIGCNSSAVFSKEIVDKNEGQDEFFTKLFEKCPEINAVQLQKVLNHMTWSSLGSAQPFFSLDACQGILALLDLNASGTVSIQEFRDLWKQLMLCQEVFHKHDSSHSGYLNRTQLQAAMRDAGIMLSNDVCQLMLIRYGGPNLQMDFVSFVHLMLRAEYMEDAFQNLTQDGKGIYLQKPEWLMMTLYS, translated from the exons atgtctctgtgtctgtctttccgAGGCAGATGGAAGATGGGGCAGAAGAACTCACTGGGGGGCTCCTCGCAGCTCCCCAAGCAGGACTACAAGGCCCTGAGGGAAAGGTGCCTGATGGAAGGCCGCCTCTTTGAAGATGACAGCTTCCCGGCCAGCCTGTGCTCTGTGGGCAGCGGGCCCCTATTGCGGAAGCTGCCGCCCGGCCTGCAGTGGAGGAGGCCTCCG GAGCTGCACAGCAATCCCCAGTTCTATTCTGCTGACACCAAAAGGCTGGACCTGTGCCAGGGAGTGGTAG GTGACTGCTGGTTCTTGGCTGCTTTGCAAGCTCTGACTTTGCATCAGGACATCCTGAGCCGTGTCGTTCCCCTGAATCAGAATTTCACTGAGAACTATGCTGGCATTTTCCAGTTCTGG TTCTGGCACTTTGGGAAGTGGGTTCCTGTGGTGATAGATGACCGACTTCCTGTGAATACAGCTGGCCAGCTAGTCTTTGTCTCTTCCACTTACAAAAACGTGTTCTGGGGAGCTCTTCTGGAAAAGGCCTATGCTAA GCTGTCTGGCTCCTATGAAGACTTGCAGCGTGGACAGGTGTCTGAAGCACTTGTGGACTTCACTGGAGGGGTGACAATGACCATCAAGCCGGCAGAGGCCCCTGGCAACCTCTGGGACATCCTTACCTGGGCCACCTACAGCAGAACCCTCATTGGCTGCCAGACACACTCAAGG AAAGAGAGGGTGCTGGAGAACGGGCTGGTGGGCGGCCATGCCTATACCCTCACAGGAATCAGAAAG GTGACCTGCAGACACGGACCAGAATATCTAGTCAAGCTGCGGAACCCCTGGGGCAAAGTGGAATGGAAAGGGGACTGGAGTGACAG CTCGGGTATGTGGGAGCTACTGAGCCCCAAGGAGAAGATTCTGCTCCTGAGGAAAAGCAATGACGGAGAATTCTG GATGACACTGAAGGACTTTAAAACACATTTCATGCTTCTGGTCATCTGCAAACTGACCCCGGGCCTGCTGAGTCAGGATGTAGGCCAGAAGTGGACATACACCATGCGGGAAGGAAGATGGGAAAAGGGGATCACAGCCGGTGGCCCGATGAAGTCACCCCGAG ACACATTCTGGAAGAACCCGCAGTTCCTGCTGTCTGTCTGGAGCCTTCAGGAGGGCAGGAGGTTCCCGATGCCCTGCAGTGTGCTGGTGTCCCTGCTGCAGAAGCCCAGGCACAGGCACCGCAACTGGAAGCCTCACCTGGCCATTGGCTTCTACCTCTTTAGG tTGAGCAAG CACTATGGTGACCAGAGGAGACTGCCCTCTGAGTTTTTCTGGAAAAATGCCCCCATAAGATGGCCTGAAGCATTTCTCACAGAGAAAGAAGTGAGTCAGGAACTGCAGCTGGAGCCAGGGACATACCTCGTTGTGCCCTGCACATCCAAGGCTGGCCAGGAAGCAGAGTTTGTCCTGAGAGTATTCTCCAGGAAGCACATCTTTCA TGAAATTGGATGCAATTCCAGTGCTGTCTTCTCTAAG GAAATAGTAGACAAAAATGAAGGGCAGGATGAATTCTTCACTAAACTCTTTGAAAAG TGTCCAGAAATAAACGCAGTGCAGCTGCAGAAGGTCCTGAACCACATGACCTGGTCAA GTCTGGGGAGTGCCCAGCCTTTCTTCAGCCTGGACGCCTGCCAGGGGATCCTGGCCCTACTGGAT CTTAATGCGTCGGGTACCGTGAGCATCCAGGAGTTCAGGGACCTGTGGAAGCAGCTGATGCTGTGTCAG GAGGTTTTCCACAAGCACGACAGCAGTCACTCAGGATACCTGAACAGGACCCAGCTGCAGGCTGCCATGAGGGATGCAG GAATCATGCTCAGCAATGACGTCTGCCAGCTGATGCTTATCCGCTATGGCGGCCCCAACCTCCAGATGGACTTCGTCAGCTTCGTCCACTTGATGCTGCGTGCAGAGTACATGGAGG ATGCCTTTCAGAACTTAACCCAAGATGGCAAAGGGATCTACCTCCAGAAGCCAGAG TGGCTGATGATGACTCTGTACTCCTGA
- the CAPN14 gene encoding calpain-14 isoform X2: MLAFSSSGLSGSYEDLQRGQVSEALVDFTGGVTMTIKPAEAPGNLWDILTWATYSRTLIGCQTHSRKERVLENGLVGGHAYTLTGIRKVTCRHGPEYLVKLRNPWGKVEWKGDWSDSSGMWELLSPKEKILLLRKSNDGEFWMTLKDFKTHFMLLVICKLTPGLLSQDVGQKWTYTMREGRWEKGITAGGPMKSPRDTFWKNPQFLLSVWSLQEGRRFPMPCSVLVSLLQKPRHRHRNWKPHLAIGFYLFRLSKHYGDQRRLPSEFFWKNAPIRWPEAFLTEKEVSQELQLEPGTYLVVPCTSKAGQEAEFVLRVFSRKHIFHEIGCNSSAVFSKEIVDKNEGQDEFFTKLFEKCPEINAVQLQKVLNHMTWSSLGSAQPFFSLDACQGILALLDLNASGTVSIQEFRDLWKQLMLCQEVFHKHDSSHSGYLNRTQLQAAMRDAGIMLSNDVCQLMLIRYGGPNLQMDFVSFVHLMLRAEYMEDAFQNLTQDGKGIYLQKPEWLMMTLYS, translated from the exons ATGCTGGCATTTTCCAGTTCTGG GCTGTCTGGCTCCTATGAAGACTTGCAGCGTGGACAGGTGTCTGAAGCACTTGTGGACTTCACTGGAGGGGTGACAATGACCATCAAGCCGGCAGAGGCCCCTGGCAACCTCTGGGACATCCTTACCTGGGCCACCTACAGCAGAACCCTCATTGGCTGCCAGACACACTCAAGG AAAGAGAGGGTGCTGGAGAACGGGCTGGTGGGCGGCCATGCCTATACCCTCACAGGAATCAGAAAG GTGACCTGCAGACACGGACCAGAATATCTAGTCAAGCTGCGGAACCCCTGGGGCAAAGTGGAATGGAAAGGGGACTGGAGTGACAG CTCGGGTATGTGGGAGCTACTGAGCCCCAAGGAGAAGATTCTGCTCCTGAGGAAAAGCAATGACGGAGAATTCTG GATGACACTGAAGGACTTTAAAACACATTTCATGCTTCTGGTCATCTGCAAACTGACCCCGGGCCTGCTGAGTCAGGATGTAGGCCAGAAGTGGACATACACCATGCGGGAAGGAAGATGGGAAAAGGGGATCACAGCCGGTGGCCCGATGAAGTCACCCCGAG ACACATTCTGGAAGAACCCGCAGTTCCTGCTGTCTGTCTGGAGCCTTCAGGAGGGCAGGAGGTTCCCGATGCCCTGCAGTGTGCTGGTGTCCCTGCTGCAGAAGCCCAGGCACAGGCACCGCAACTGGAAGCCTCACCTGGCCATTGGCTTCTACCTCTTTAGG tTGAGCAAG CACTATGGTGACCAGAGGAGACTGCCCTCTGAGTTTTTCTGGAAAAATGCCCCCATAAGATGGCCTGAAGCATTTCTCACAGAGAAAGAAGTGAGTCAGGAACTGCAGCTGGAGCCAGGGACATACCTCGTTGTGCCCTGCACATCCAAGGCTGGCCAGGAAGCAGAGTTTGTCCTGAGAGTATTCTCCAGGAAGCACATCTTTCA TGAAATTGGATGCAATTCCAGTGCTGTCTTCTCTAAG GAAATAGTAGACAAAAATGAAGGGCAGGATGAATTCTTCACTAAACTCTTTGAAAAG TGTCCAGAAATAAACGCAGTGCAGCTGCAGAAGGTCCTGAACCACATGACCTGGTCAA GTCTGGGGAGTGCCCAGCCTTTCTTCAGCCTGGACGCCTGCCAGGGGATCCTGGCCCTACTGGAT CTTAATGCGTCGGGTACCGTGAGCATCCAGGAGTTCAGGGACCTGTGGAAGCAGCTGATGCTGTGTCAG GAGGTTTTCCACAAGCACGACAGCAGTCACTCAGGATACCTGAACAGGACCCAGCTGCAGGCTGCCATGAGGGATGCAG GAATCATGCTCAGCAATGACGTCTGCCAGCTGATGCTTATCCGCTATGGCGGCCCCAACCTCCAGATGGACTTCGTCAGCTTCGTCCACTTGATGCTGCGTGCAGAGTACATGGAGG ATGCCTTTCAGAACTTAACCCAAGATGGCAAAGGGATCTACCTCCAGAAGCCAGAG TGGCTGATGATGACTCTGTACTCCTGA